A genomic region of Solanum dulcamara chromosome 2, daSolDulc1.2, whole genome shotgun sequence contains the following coding sequences:
- the LOC129878666 gene encoding stellacyanin-like — MAKPLLIFVVLILISLIICSSSATNYIVGDSSGWDISTDLDTWLVGKKFKIGDLLMFQYSSFHSVSELTRENFVGCNTSNVLDSSKNGNTTFSLAKAGDRYFVCGNRLHCLGGMKLHVNVENANVTAVSPAAAPPEKGPSFSPSSKSKNPSVVPNFALSDIHVGLDSMVLVILGFLFLTFSLM, encoded by the exons ATGGCAAAGCCTCTTCTAATTTTTGTAGTTTTGATTCTAATTAGTCTAATTATATGTTCAAGTTCAGCTACTAACTACATTGTGGGTGATAGTTCTGGCTGGGATATTAGTACTGATCTTGATACATGGTTAGTAGGAAAGAAATTCAAGATTGGAGATCTACTCA tGTTCCAATATTCATCGTTCCATAGTGTGTCCGAGTTAACGAGGGAGAATTTCGTGGGGTGCAACACGAGCAACGTGCTCGATTCGAGTAAAAATGGCAACACAACCTTCTCATTGGCAAAGGCAGGGGACAGATACTTTGTTTGTGGTAATAGGCTACATTGTCTTGGAGGAATGAAACTTCATGTAAATGTAGAAAACGCAAATGTTACAGCAGTATCCCCTGCTGCTGCACCACCAGAGAAAGGGCCCTCTTTTTCCCCTTCTTCAAAGAGCAAAAATCCATCAGTTGTTCCTAATTTTGCTTTGTCTGATATTCATGTTGGATTGGATTCTATGGTACTTGTAATTCTTGGCTTTTTGTTCTTAACATTTTCACTTATGTAA